One region of Natronorubrum aibiense genomic DNA includes:
- a CDS encoding SDR family NAD(P)-dependent oxidoreductase — MLDGTTAFVTGASQGLGREIAITFAEAGANVALAARSDGIDETAELIDAPERTLAVETDVTDSESVADAVDATVDAFGGLDCLVNNAGIAGPTAPVERTTDEEWLETLDVNVVGMVRTVREAAPHFRESAAGSIINISSIGGKRPYPNRTPYAASKMGVIGLTRALAFEFGGSVTVNAICPGPVEGERIRNVFERQADERGIDAEDVKDELLESFAMNELVPPEEVAETARQLAGPSSRHVTGQDINVSSGGAWY, encoded by the coding sequence ATGCTTGACGGTACCACAGCATTCGTGACGGGAGCGAGCCAGGGACTCGGCCGCGAAATCGCCATCACGTTCGCCGAGGCGGGCGCGAACGTCGCGCTCGCGGCGCGAAGCGACGGGATCGACGAAACCGCGGAGTTGATCGACGCACCGGAGCGAACGCTCGCGGTCGAAACCGACGTCACCGACTCCGAATCGGTCGCCGACGCGGTCGACGCCACCGTCGACGCGTTCGGCGGTCTAGACTGTCTCGTGAACAACGCCGGCATCGCCGGTCCGACCGCACCCGTCGAACGGACGACGGACGAGGAGTGGCTCGAGACGCTCGACGTGAACGTCGTCGGGATGGTGCGAACGGTCCGTGAAGCGGCCCCACACTTCCGGGAGTCGGCCGCCGGAAGCATCATCAACATCTCCTCGATCGGCGGCAAGCGCCCGTATCCGAACCGGACGCCCTACGCCGCCTCGAAGATGGGCGTGATCGGACTCACGCGTGCGCTGGCGTTCGAGTTCGGCGGCAGCGTCACGGTGAACGCGATCTGTCCGGGGCCAGTCGAGGGCGAGCGCATCAGGAACGTCTTCGAGCGACAGGCCGACGAGCGCGGCATCGACGCCGAAGACGTCAAAGACGAACTCCTCGAGAGCTTCGCCATGAACGAGTTGGTTCCACCCGAGGAAGTGGCTGAAACGGCACGACAGCTTGCGGGGCCGAGTTCTCGTCACGTCACCGGCCAGGACATCAACGTCTCGTCGGGCGGAGCCTGGTACTGA
- a CDS encoding thiol-disulfide oxidoreductase DCC family protein: protein MTATDAPPVTGVLLYDGDCPFCSAASTAMRQLETVGAVAWNDPAAQAFLEVQFGKPPFALFFVDGEAERVWAGRAAAGELCRRAGMPTLVQDIVDENYERVADAIQFVVGGDREIDPYHGDYPLADDAAALFDDLAAEASRTHVPSGAGSSDREWDLRDETDS, encoded by the coding sequence ATGACGGCTACAGATGCGCCGCCAGTGACTGGCGTCTTACTCTACGATGGCGACTGTCCGTTCTGTTCGGCCGCCTCGACCGCGATGCGCCAACTCGAGACCGTCGGCGCCGTCGCCTGGAACGACCCGGCTGCTCAGGCGTTTCTCGAGGTCCAGTTCGGCAAGCCGCCGTTCGCGCTGTTTTTCGTCGATGGCGAGGCCGAACGGGTCTGGGCCGGTCGGGCGGCGGCCGGCGAACTCTGCCGTCGGGCCGGCATGCCCACCCTCGTTCAGGATATCGTCGACGAGAACTACGAGCGCGTCGCGGACGCGATCCAGTTCGTCGTCGGTGGGGACCGCGAGATCGATCCCTATCACGGCGACTACCCGCTCGCTGACGATGCCGCGGCGCTGTTCGACGACCTCGCGGCCGAAGCGAGTCGGACGCACGTCCCGTCCGGCGCTGGCTCGAGCGACCGCGAGTGGGATCTTCGGGACGAAACCGACAGTTGA
- a CDS encoding 2Fe-2S iron-sulfur cluster-binding protein — protein sequence MTDATTWEVELRVPDDADLEQAGESRTIAVREDEFVLAAARDAGIWLSADCQQGWCITCGARLLEGEVDHSHAKRYYPEDEAAGFVLTCVAQPRSDLVLEVEQYGAMLEHRADHDKPPGRSKLR from the coding sequence GTGACAGACGCGACGACCTGGGAGGTCGAACTCCGAGTACCGGACGACGCCGACCTCGAGCAAGCAGGCGAGTCACGAACGATTGCGGTTCGCGAAGACGAGTTCGTCCTCGCCGCCGCCCGGGACGCAGGGATCTGGCTCTCGGCGGACTGCCAGCAAGGATGGTGTATTACCTGTGGGGCGCGGCTCCTCGAGGGCGAGGTCGACCACTCTCACGCGAAGCGATACTATCCCGAAGACGAGGCTGCCGGCTTCGTGCTCACCTGCGTTGCCCAGCCGCGGTCGGACCTCGTCCTCGAAGTCGAACAGTACGGGGCCATGCTCGAACATCGCGCCGACCACGACAAGCCGCCGGGGCGGTCGAAGCTCCGGTAG